In Salvelinus alpinus chromosome 30, SLU_Salpinus.1, whole genome shotgun sequence, a single genomic region encodes these proteins:
- the cbln12 gene encoding cerebellin 12, which produces MNNRYTIKTKQVKSMYPRVVRSSTLEPTVLLGLLLLWGPLGAQTQNDTEPIVLEGKCLVICDSTPNSEPAGNALGMSVRSGTGRVAFSATRQTNHEPTDMSNRTMIIYFDQILVNVGNHFDQESSVFLAPRRGVYSFNFHVVKAYNRQTIQVSLMLNGWPMISAFAGDMDVTREAATNAGLVIMERGDKAYLKLERGNLMGGWKYSTFSGFLVFPL; this is translated from the exons ATGAATAACAGATATACAATCAAAACAAAGCAAGTTAAAAGCATGTATCCCAGGGTGGTTCGTTCATCCACCTTAGAGCCCACAGTGTTGCTGGGGCTGCTGCTCCTATGGGGGCCTCTAGGGGCCCAGACTCAGAATGACACAGAGCCTATCGTCCTGGAAGGAAAGTGTTTGGTGATCTGTGACTCCACTCCCAACTCTGAGCCAGCGGGAAATGCCCTGGGCATGTCAGTACGCTCAGGCACCGGCCGGGTGGCCTTCTCTGCCACCCGCCAGACAAACCACGAGCCCACAGACATGAGCAACCGCACCATGATCATCTATTTCGACCAG ATCCTGGTGAATGTGGGCAATCACTTTGACCAGGAGAGCAGTGTCTTCCTAGCCCCCAGGAGGGGAGTCTACAGCTTCAACTTCCATGTAGTGAAGGCCTACAACAGACAAACTATCCAG gttagtctGATGTTGAATGGGTGGCCAATGATCTCAGCCTTCGCTGGGGACATGGATGTGACGCGAGAGGCAGCCACCAACGCAGGCCTAGTGATCATGGAGAGGGGAGACAAGGCCTACCTCAAACTAGAGAGGGGAAACCTGATGGGTGGCTGGAAGTATTCCACCTTCTCCGGCTTCTTGGTTTTCCCCCTATAG
- the LOC139560253 gene encoding tripartite motif-containing protein 16-like, with the protein MASLEEELTCSLCRDVFSQAQSLLCGHSFCPACVRDTWGHRKAGVRGRFTCAQCQEEQGVVACDCCPPVGEKDQAGTTVAVKTCLRCEVSLCAEHLQPHLERPAFKTHLLVEPLGDLTHRRCPAHKEIFLYYCADEQVYVCSECLLEGGHAQHRIKGLRKVEEDLKVILKSLLQKADEKLNEGERILQEHQNTDLTITDMSVANDSQVERMGVDLQLQVERLVLVLRESTLRERQKVMERLQNDCSRVRVDLSKTQDIHHYLASLLEETDPFLLIWAFHSDDSRLLVELNCPLFTPDPVNLDRKYIVEDIESKHRQFITETLHCLTVLKRELSTSPLTLDTNSAHPLLSISDGLRSAMRVKHRLPCATHPDRFDHWAQVLTVQTFSSGTHYWELEAEGFWDIAVSYRSIGRKGKVGNAFGINKMSWSLTQQHDRKLAAWHNHRKTPISSRMSGNRVGVALDYGAGTITFSEVGPSNTLTYLHNFTTSFSQPVCLGFGLYKAELHSRISIVRV; encoded by the exons atggcgtCCCTGGAGGAAGAGTTGACCTGTTCGTTGTGCCGCGACGTCTTCAGCCAGGCCCAGTCCCTGCTGTGTGGCCACAGCTTCTGCCCGGCCTGCGTACGGGACACCTGGGGGCACAGGAAGGCTGGGGTCAGGGGTCGCTTCACCTGCGCACAATGCCAGGAGGAACAAGGGGTGGTGGCATGTGACTGCTGCCCACCTGTGGGGGAAAAGGACCAGGCGGGGACCACCGTGGCGGTGAAGACCTGCCTGCGCTGTGAGGTGTCTCTGTGTGCAGAGCACCTGCAGCCCCACCTGGAGCGGCCCGCCTTCAAGACACACCTGCTGGTGGAACCCCTGGGAGATCTGACTCACCGCAGGTGTCCCGCCCACAAGGAGATATTCCTCTACTACTGTGCAGACGAGCAGGTGTACGTGTGTTCAGAGTGCCTATTGGAAGGTGGCCATGCACAGCACCGCATTAAAGGACTGAGGAAGGTGGAGGAGGACCTCAAG GTCATCCTCAAGAGCCTTCTCCAGAAAGCAGATGAAAAGCTGAATGAAGGTGAACGGATCCTCCAAGAGCACCAGAACACTGACctcactataaca GACATGTCTGTGGCAAATGACTCCCAGGTGGAACGTATGGGTGTAGACCTGCAGCTGCAGGTGGAGAGGCTAGTGCTGGTCCTGAGGGAGAGCACCTTGAGGGAGAGGCAGAAGGTCATGGAGCGCCTGCAGAACGACTGCAGCAGGGTGAGGGTGGACCTGAGTAAGACCCAGGACATTCACCACTACCTGGCATCCTTGCTGGAGGAGACAGACCCCTTCCTGCTCATCTGG GCATTTCATTCTGATGACTCAAG GCTGCTTGTGGAACTGAACTGCCCCCTGTTCACCCCTGACCCTGTCAACCTGGACAGGAAGTACATTGTGGAGGACATTGAGAGCAAGCACAGACAGTTCATCACCGAGACGCTGCACTGTCTCAccgtactcaagagagagctcT CGACAAGTCCGTTGACTCTGGACACTAACTCCGCACATCCTCTCCTGAGCATTTCTGATGGCCTGCGGTCAGCCATGCGGGTCAAACACCGCCTTCCATGTGCCACTCACCCCGACCGCTTCGATCACTGGGCTCAAGTCCTGACCGTCCAGACATTCTCCTCTGGAACCCATTACTGGGAGCTGGAGGCAGAAGGCTTCTGGGACATTGCGGTGTCCTACCGGAGCATCGGGCGGAAGGGGAAGGTGGGCAATGCCTTTGGAATTAACAAG ATGTCTTGGAGCTTGACACAGCAGCATGATAGAAAGCTGGCCGCCTGGCACAACCACAGGAAGACACCCATCTCCAGTCGAATGTCGGGCAACCGTGTTGGCGTGGCCCTGGACTATGGCGCAGGCACCATCACCTTCTCCGAGGTGGGGCCATCCAACACCCTGACCTACCTGCACAACTTCACCACCTCCTTCAGCCAGCCCGTGTGCCTGGGCTTTGGCCTCTACAAAGCTGAGCTCCATAGCAGAATCTCCATAGTGAGGGTTTGA